GAATTCCAGTTATTTTAAGTGTACGGTAAAAAAAATTTTTTAAATATTGTTGATAGTGTTTAGGAAGTTTGTTGGCATGAGGACCGTGAATAATGAAAGTTAATGGATTATTTTTTCCAATATGAATGTGTTTTAATTTTATTTGTTTACTCTTATTAAAAGGTGGGGGAGGAACTTTAGTAGTAGCAGCGTATAAAATTGATATGAGTTTTGTTGTAGTGATATTTTTTATAGAATTTAGATGTGTGTTATGTATTGATTGGAAGAGCTTTTTTATTCCTGTTCCATATAAGGCTGAAATAAAATATATTTTTGTGTAGTGAATAAAATGTATTTTATTATATAGTGATTGTTTGATTGTATGTTGTGAAGTTTTAGAAATTTTATCCCATTTGTTTATTGCGATTATTAGTGCTGCACTATTTTTTAGTATAAAATGTAACAACTGTAAATCTTTATTGGAAATTCCCATACTTATATCATTTAAAAATAATACAATTTGTGCAGTTTTTATAATTTGGTATGTTTTAAGTGTATAAATTTTTTCTGTAGTATTGCGATTTTTTTGTATTCCGGCAGTGTCAATTAATATATATTTTTGCTTATTATAAATAATAGGTATGCTGGTACTATTTCTAGTAGTACCGGGTGCGCTATCAGCAATTACACGATTAGTTTTTAAAATATAATTAATTAAGGTAGATTTACCAGAATTGGGACATCCTACAATAGCTAGGGTTACAGCGTTTTTTTCTGTTTTTTTTATTATGGGTAATTCCGTATGTAATTTGGTACAAATAATTTTATTATTTGTTGATTTAATTTTTTTAGTATTATTTTTACTATGCAAAATTTTTTTATGTATATGATTTAGCAGATTATTTTTATTATGACCGATTTTATTTTTAGCAATACATAAGAATAATTGTTTTATTAGGTTTTTTATTCCATAACCATGCATTGCAGATATAAACATTATATGTTTTGTGTAGTAAAAAGGATATTCCCACAGGGAATTATTTATTAAGTTTTTGACGTTATCAATTTTATTGATAATAAAAAATATATGTTTTTTTTCTGTTTTTACTAAATTTTTTATTATTTCATTGTCTGAAGTAGATTGATGAGCGCGTTTGTCTGTAATATACAATAGAATATCAGATTCTTTTATAGCTAAATTCGTCTGATAAAAAATGCTACTTTGAATGGTTTCGTTTTTATTATTGTGTAATTCATCAATTCCTCCAGTATCAATTAGAATAGATTTAAAGTTTTTACATTGAAAGAAACCATACTGTCTGTCCCGTGTCGACCCCGGGTAGGGAGAAATTAAAGAATCGTTTTTTTGCGTTAGTTTATTAAATAGAGTAGATTTTCCTACATTTTTCCTCCCAATTAAGGCAATAATGGGCATTGTCATTTTAGTTTTTAATATTTTATGTTGTTAATTTATAAGTGTTCTTATTAAGACATAGTACTATAGTAGTTATTATAGCTCAATATTATAATATACATAATAGTTGGTAATATTTGTTTCGTATATTTTATAATGTATGGTGTGTTTTATTTTATATATATTGTATATGTATAATATTTTTGTATAAATTTTATCGGTAATATATTATTTTTATGTGTTATATATTTAAGATGTATTTTAATTTCGTATTAATTTCATGCAATTTCAGTATTTCTTCTGCATTTGTTTGTAAGTTTTTTAATATAATAGTTTTTTTTAAAAAATTTTCTTCATTTAATATTAGTAAAATTTTTGTTTTATTTTTATAAGCGAGATGTATTTGTTTTTTTATACTGTCTTTTCTGTGGTGTACTATTAATCGAATAGATGGGAATTCTGATCGAATATTTTCAGATATTAAAATTGCATGTTTTTGTATATCGAAATCTGAAGAATTAATTAAATATACATCGTTATGGATATTTTTATTAAAAATTTCATGATTAATTGCTTGCATTAATAATATTATGCGTTCTATTCCCATAGAAAAACCTATGGCGGGTACCGATGGTCCCCCGAGTTCTTGTATTAGTGTATCGTAACGGCCACCTGCACAAATGGTTTTTTTTTTGTTATTATGATCAGTAGTAGTAATCCATTCGAAGACTGTCTTATTGTAATAATCTAAACCACGTACTAAATATGGATTAATTGTATATGGTATTTTTGTCGCATCTAATAACTGACATAATTTAGAAAAATGAGTGTGTGAATCGTTATCTAAATAATCATTTATCATTGGTGCTGCATGTAATAGTTCTTTAGTTGCGTGATTTTTTGTATCTAAGATACGTAGTGGGTTGGAATGTAGTCGGCGTAAAGCGTAATGATCTAATTTTTTTAAATGTTTTTCTAAAAAAGATATTAATTTTTTACGATAATTCGTCCTAGATTGTATGGAACCTATTGAATTTATTTCTAAAGAGATATTTTTGTTGATGCCTAATTTTTCCCAACAACGCGCAGTAATCAGAATTAACTCAGCATCTATATTTGGTCCAGTACATCCAAAAGCTTCTGCGCTGAATTGGTGAAATTGTCTATGACGACCTTTTTGTGGTCTTTCATAACGAAACATTGGTCCATAGTACCATAGACGTTGTTCTTGATTATTATAAAATAATCCGTGTTCAATTCCAGCCCTAACACATCCCGACGTGCCTTCTGGACGTAGTGTTATGCTGTTTTCATTACGATCTTTAAAATTATACATTTCTTTTTCTACTACATCGGTAATTTCTCCAATAGATCGTTGAAATAAATTTGTATTTTCTACGATAGGAAATCGTATTTCTTTATATCCGTAATCGTGTACAATAGATTTTAGAGTATGTTCTATATATTGCCAAATTATAGTGTCTTTTGGTAAGATATCGTGCATACCTCGGATAGATTGGATACTTTTATTCATACTTGTATTATTAAATAAGATTGGTTATTTGTTTGTTATAGTAAAAATTTTTTATTCTAAAATTTAGATTTTTTTCTAATTCGACGTTCTAATTCTTCCACAATCCTGTCGTTATCACAGCGTGTTTTTTGTCGAATCCCATCTTCATATATACCGCTCTTTTTTTTTGCTCCGGCAACTCCGATAGTTGATTTTATCGCTTCACCTGGACCGTTAACTACGCAACCAATCACAGAGACATTCATGGGAGTAGTAATATCACTAATTTTTTCTTCTAGAGAATTTGCTACTTTAATTACATCAAATTCTTGTCGAGCGCATCCTGGGCAAGCTATAATGTTTACACCTTGCTGGCGTAAATTTAATGTCCTTAAAATGTCAAATGCTACTTTTACCTCTTCTACGGGATCTGCGGCCAAAGAAATGCGCATTGTATCTCCAATTCCTTCATTTAACAAAAATCCTAATGTTATAGCAGATTTTACTGTTCCGTTACGGAATGTTCCAGATTCAGTTAGCCCTATATGTAGCGGTTGATCTATTTTTTTTGCTAGTTCACGATATGCTTGTATTGTAATTAGAGCATCAGAGGATTTAATACTAACTTTAAATTGATGAAAATTTAGTTTTTCTAAAATGTTTACATGTTTCATTGCAGATTCTAATAAAATATTTGCTGTTATTTTACCATTGTATTTTTTTTGCAAATCATGTTCAAGAGATCCAGAATTTACACCGATACGGATAGATATATTTTTGTCTTGTGCACAGTGTACTACAGATTTAATTCTTTCAATATTTCCAATATTTCCAGGATTGATTCGTAAGCAATCTGCTCCATATTCTGCAGCTTTTAATGCAATACGATAATCAAAATGAATATCTGCTACTAATGGAACATCAGTAATTTTTTGTTTAATTATTTTAAACGTTTCTGCAGCGTCAATGGTGGGTATGGATATTCGTATAATGTCTACTCCTGCTTTTTTTAAAGATTGGATTTGTTGAATAGTTGCTGCTATATCTGTAGTACGAGTATTCACCATAGATTGTATTGAGATTGGTGCGTTATCTCCAATTGGGACGTTGCCTACATAGATTCGTGTAGATTTTCTACGTATAATGTTTGATAAATTTTTCATATTTCTTCCTTTAGATTGTTGAGAAAAATTTAATATACATGAGTTATATATTGTATAATTTTTTATTTACTATGTTCTAAATTATAGAATATTATAAGTAATATGCTGTTAAATATAGAACATACTATATTTATAATATGTTTGTAATGATATGTTATAATTTTTTATAGTTTGTGTTTATTTAATTTATATAATAAAGTTTTATTAGCGTAGTATTTACTATTAATAAAATTAATTAAGTAATATTGTTTACTGCAATATTGTTAGTGTAATTTGTACAGTTAGAAATATTAAAATTTATACGATTTGTTATTGTTCCTGTTAATTGTCCACAAGCAGCATTGATATCTGCTCCTCTAGTTTTTCTGATGATAGTGTTAATTTTGTACTGTAATAAAATTTGTAAGAATTTATGTATACGAATACGTGAGCTACAGGTATATGGAGTATTTGGAATTGGATTCCATGGTATTAAATTAATTTTACATGGAATTCCTTTAAGTTTTTTTGCTAATTGATGAGCATGTGATATATCATCATTAACATGATTTAATAGAATATATTCTATTGTTATTCGTCTGTGATTAGATTTAAAGTGTTTTGAGTATTTATTTACTGAATTTAATATATTACTAATATTATATTTATTATTAATTGGCATAATTTTGCTTCTAATATGATCATTTGGAGCATGTAGTGATATAGCTATTGGTATATCTACTATATCTGTTAGTTTTTCTATGCCAGGGACTATCCCAGCAGTTGATAAAGTAATACGTCTTTTTGAAATTCCAAAGCCTAATTTATCTAATATAATCTTTATAGCTGATGTGACATTTTTAATATTTAGGAGTGGTTCTCCCATTCCCATAAATACAATATTAGTAATTGGAGAATATTTATTATGTGTAATATTTTTATTTAGTTGAATAGTTTTAGATATTTGCCATACTTGACCCACAATTTCTGATACTTTCAAATTTCTATTAAATCCTTGTTGTGCAGTTGCACAGAAACTACATCCTACAGCGCATCCAATTTGTGATGATATACATAATGTAGTTCTATAGATTTCAGGAATATAAATTGTTTCTATTTCTTGTGTATCAACTTGCATAGTCCATTTTATTGTGCCATCTAAAGATATTTGTTTTTTTTTTATTATTGGAGCGCGTATTTCAGAGATTTTTGCTAATTTTTTTTTTAAATTTATACTGAGATTTGTCATTTGATTGAAATCATTGCAGTAATAATGATAAATCCATTTCATTATTTGATATCCTCGAAAAGGTTTTTCACCGATTTTTTGGAAAAAGTTTAATAATTCTTCTCGGTTCATATTCAGAAGATTTATTTTTGTGTTCATTAATGAGTCCCTAATTATTAATTTATTGTATATAAACATTAGCACACATACTTTATGTACTAAAGTAGCATGGTTTTATATTTTTAAAAAATATAAATTTACTTGTTATAAAAGGTTAATTCATATTAATATATGATGTGTGCTATTGATTAATTTTAATTTTTATGAACAGTTTATTTATTAATACGTAATATATATGTTTTTACAATTTGAGATATTTTAATTTAGTATAATTAAGTTGTTATTTTTTAAAAAAAATAAGAAATTTCACGTATGGCGGATTTTTTAGAATCAGAACCATGAATAGCATTTTTAGTGCAATTATAGCCATAATCAGATCGGATAGTACCCGATAAAGCAACAGTTGGGTCAGTAGCTCCCATGATTTCTCGATTTTTTTTTATAGCTTGATAACCCTTTAATATTTGTATAAATATAGGACCAGAAATCATAAAATTTATTAATTCGTTAAAAAAGAATTTATTTTGATGTGCTGCATAAAATTCGGATGCTTGTATTGAGGTAAGTTGTAGTATTTTGGCATTTACTATCATTAAACCTGAAGTTTCCAATCTATTAATTATAGCTCCGATAACATTTTTAGCTACTGCGTCAGGTTTGATAATAGACAATGTATGTTCTGTTTTAATAGACATAAATATTCCTATTGTTGATTAACATAGCGTGCAGTTTACTTGTTTAAGTTTTGTTAAATTTTAAATAAACAAAGTATTTTTATTTTTTTGATTTTTAAGATATCTGTGCTTATTAATAGTATATATCTTATGTGTTTATTTTAATTTTGTTAAAGACAAAGACTATATGTTCATTGTGTTTTGGTTATATATTCAACACTATATATTAGTGTTGGTATTTATTATTAATATAATATATTAGTCATTGTATTTAATTTCAATATAGTATTGATGATATGCTGAATAGCGTATTTTATCTCTGCTTCAGTAGTAAATCTACCAAAAGAAAATCGGATGGAATTATATGCAGTTTCATCTTTTTTGCCTAAAGCTTTTAATACGTGGGATGGATTTAATTCTCCAGATGCACAAGAAGCACCAGAAGATAAGGCAAAATCTTTTAATACTGTCATGAGTGTTTCTCCATCTATATTGTTAAAACTGATATTTAGTATCGTGTCAACACTGTATTTTAGATCTCCATTAATTGATATACCTTCGATATGTTTTAGTCCTTTCCACAAATTATTTTTTAGTTTTTTTAATTGTATCATTTCGGTTGTCATTGTTTCTTGGGCTAAACGGTACGCTTCACCCATTCCAACGATTTGATGCACGGGGAGAGTTCCGGAACGTATATTATTTTCTTGACCACCTCCATGTATTTGTGTAGTAAGATAAATTTTTGGGTCTCTATGTTTTCTAATATATAATCCACCGATTCCTTTTGGTCCATATATTTTATGGCTATTAAAAGACATTAAATCTACCGGCAGAATAGATAAATCAATGTGTAATTTCCCAACACTTTGTGTTGCATCTACGTGAAAAATTATATCATGTAGTCGACATAATTTACCAATGCTTGCAATATCCTGTATAATGCCAATTTCGTTATTTACATGCATAATAGATACTAAAATAGTATCATCTTGTAGTAGTTTACTGATTTGATTTAAATTTATTAATCCATTAGATTGTGGTATGATATAAGTAACTTTAAATCCGTTGCTTTCAAGGTATTTACAAGTATTTAAAACTGCTTTATGTTCTGTTGCGCTTGTAATAATATGTTTGCCTTTTTTTTGATAATTTTGACTTATTCCTTTTATAGCAAGATTTATTGACTCAGTAGCGCCAGATGTAAAAATAATTTCGCATGACTCAGCCCCTATTAAGTTAGCGATTTGTTTGCGTGCTATATTTATTGCTGCTTCTGCTTTCCAGCCATAGTAATGGGAACGAGCCGATGGATTTCCAAATATTCCATCTATAGTAAGGTATTGTAGCATTTTTTTTACTACTCTAGGATCCACTGGGGTAGTAGAAGCATAATCAAAATATATTGGTAATTTCATTTAAAATACTCCAATACTAAATTTTATTGCATATAAATATGAGAATTTATATTTCATACACATTATATGAAATATAAATTATTTAATATATTTGATCTTGATGGAATATGTATTAAATACATTCTATTCTATAGTATTATAATAATATTTAATTTAATAAAATTAAAAGTAATATATATTTTATTTTATGTATGTAAAACATTTATTTTAAATGATTGATTTAATAGTCCTTTTCTATCTAAAATAAAGAATAGTATATGATTTTTGCAAGAGGTATGTAAATTGAATTTTACATTATTTTATGATCTATAAATTAACTAACGTAGTATAAATTTATATAAGTTATGCTATGAGACTTAATTATTAATATCTTCTTTATAAGATTATTTTTTAGTTTTATTAGTGTATATGATAGTTTTTTATTTTAAAAATAAATTATATAGATTTTATCTAATGAAAATTTATTAATAAGATAAAATAATTGTAAATTATATAATGTTTAATAATTTTATATACTAAATATTTAGTTATAAAAATAAATTTTTATGTGTGTAGTATATAATATTAATACTTGTTTTATTTATATATAGAACATTACTGGATAAAATTATTTATGCATCCAATGTTGAATGTTGCGGTGCGAGCTGTAAGAAAAGCTGGCATTTTTATTATTAGACAATATGAATTATTAGATAAAAACATTATACGATCAGTTGATATAAGAGATTTTGTGTCACGGGTAAATTTTGAGTCAGATTCTATAATAGAAGAAATTATTCATAAGTTTTATCCATTGCATATTGTTATTACCACTAAAAATACTCAAAATTTTAATTTTGAATTAAAATCATATCAAAAAATGCAAGATACTTTTTGGATGATTAGATCTATAGATAGTAGTATTAATTTCATTAAGCAATTTCCTTTTTTCGCTTTGTCTATTGCGATTCAGATTAAAGGTCATGTGGAAATTGGCGTAATATATGATCCAATTCATAATGAATTATTTAGTGCTTGTCGGGGAAGAGGAGCTTGGTTAAATGGTTATCGTATTCGTGTGAACACCACTAAAAGTTTACACAATTCTATTTTAGCGATTTCTTGTATACTGAATAGACAGGATACAATGATTAATTTAATTAATAAATTATCTTTAAAATGTGTAAATTTTCGATATACTGGAGAAAGTATTTTAGATTTTGTGTATGTAGCAGCGGGTCGTTTGGATGGTTGTATTGCTATTTTAGTTAAAAATATTAATAGAAACCAGAAAATTTTAGCTAGCGCTATTTTAATAATTCGTGAATCTGGTGGTTTTATTATTGATTTTGCTGGTACTGATAATTATTTTATGTCCGGAAATGTAATTGTTGGGAACATAAAAGTTACGCGCATGATTTATGCAATAATTCAGGAGTCTGAATAGCAGCACTTAGATATATGTTGATTATAAAACATTTCTGTAAACAAAATATGCGTGTTTCAATGAAATTAAAATGTTTTTAGAAAATATTAAAATAATATTGTTAATTTTTGTTAATATTAGAGTAAATAGGATATTTTTTGCAAATTGTTTCTACTTTGTTTTTAATATCTAAGATTATTTTTTTATTATAAATATTATTTAATATATCACATATCCAATGTGATAATTGTTGGATATCATTTTTATTGAAATTTCGTCTAGTTATAGCAGGTGTACCTATACGTATACCAGATGTAAAAAAAGCGTTATTTTGATCGTCAGGTATACTGTTTTTGTTAACAATAATATTAGCTTGCTCTAAAGTATCGCTAGCATCTTTGCCGGTAATGTTTTTATTAGTTAAATTTAATAAAAATAAGTGATTATATGTTGTGTTTGATACAATAGTGAATTTACGTGATAAAAATTCTTGCACCATAGTTTTAGCATTTTTTATGATTATTTTTTGATATTCTGTAAAAGATGGATCCATTGCTTCTTTTAAAGCAGCAGCTTTTGCAGCAATAACATGCATTAAAGGTCCTCCTTGAGAACCAGGGAAAACAGCTGAATCTAATTTTTTGTATAATTCATAATCTCCACCTCTTGCTAATATTAAACCGCCTCTTGGGCCTGCTAGTGTTTTATGTGTAGTAGCGGTGACTACATGTGCATGTGATAGTGGATCAGGATATATTTTTGCTGCTACTAATCCCGCAATATGAGCCATATCGACAAATAAATATGCATTTATAGCATCGGCTATTTGTCGCATTTTAGCCCAGTTTATAATTCCCGAATAAGAAGAAAAACCTCCTATTATCATTTTTGGTTTATTTATTATAGCTATATCATATAATTTTTCGTAATTAATGCAGCCAGTGTATTCAACTCCATAGGATATGGAGTTATAAAATTTTCCTGA
This sequence is a window from Candidatus Blochmannia ocreatus. Protein-coding genes within it:
- the hisS gene encoding histidine--tRNA ligase, encoding MNKSIQSIRGMHDILPKDTIIWQYIEHTLKSIVHDYGYKEIRFPIVENTNLFQRSIGEITDVVEKEMYNFKDRNENSITLRPEGTSGCVRAGIEHGLFYNNQEQRLWYYGPMFRYERPQKGRHRQFHQFSAEAFGCTGPNIDAELILITARCWEKLGINKNISLEINSIGSIQSRTNYRKKLISFLEKHLKKLDHYALRRLHSNPLRILDTKNHATKELLHAAPMINDYLDNDSHTHFSKLCQLLDATKIPYTINPYLVRGLDYYNKTVFEWITTTDHNNKKKTICAGGRYDTLIQELGGPSVPAIGFSMGIERIILLMQAINHEIFNKNIHNDVYLINSSDFDIQKHAILISENIRSEFPSIRLIVHHRKDSIKKQIHLAYKNKTKILLILNEENFLKKTIILKNLQTNAEEILKLHEINTKLKYILNI
- the rlmN gene encoding 23S rRNA (adenine(2503)-C(2))-methyltransferase RlmN is translated as MNTKINLLNMNREELLNFFQKIGEKPFRGYQIMKWIYHYYCNDFNQMTNLSINLKKKLAKISEIRAPIIKKKQISLDGTIKWTMQVDTQEIETIYIPEIYRTTLCISSQIGCAVGCSFCATAQQGFNRNLKVSEIVGQVWQISKTIQLNKNITHNKYSPITNIVFMGMGEPLLNIKNVTSAIKIILDKLGFGISKRRITLSTAGIVPGIEKLTDIVDIPIAISLHAPNDHIRSKIMPINNKYNISNILNSVNKYSKHFKSNHRRITIEYILLNHVNDDISHAHQLAKKLKGIPCKINLIPWNPIPNTPYTCSSRIRIHKFLQILLQYKINTIIRKTRGADINAACGQLTGTITNRINFNISNCTNYTNNIAVNNIT
- a CDS encoding IscS subfamily cysteine desulfurase — translated: MKLPIYFDYASTTPVDPRVVKKMLQYLTIDGIFGNPSARSHYYGWKAEAAINIARKQIANLIGAESCEIIFTSGATESINLAIKGISQNYQKKGKHIITSATEHKAVLNTCKYLESNGFKVTYIIPQSNGLINLNQISKLLQDDTILVSIMHVNNEIGIIQDIASIGKLCRLHDIIFHVDATQSVGKLHIDLSILPVDLMSFNSHKIYGPKGIGGLYIRKHRDPKIYLTTQIHGGGQENNIRSGTLPVHQIVGMGEAYRLAQETMTTEMIQLKKLKNNLWKGLKHIEGISINGDLKYSVDTILNISFNNIDGETLMTVLKDFALSSGASCASGELNPSHVLKALGKKDETAYNSIRFSFGRFTTEAEIKYAIQHIINTILKLNTMTNILY
- the ndk gene encoding nucleoside-diphosphate kinase, translating into MKTEHTLSIIKPDAVAKNVIGAIINRLETSGLMIVNAKILQLTSIQASEFYAAHQNKFFFNELINFMISGPIFIQILKGYQAIKKNREIMGATDPTVALSGTIRSDYGYNCTKNAIHGSDSKKSAIREISYFF
- the der gene encoding ribosome biogenesis GTPase Der is translated as MTMPIIALIGRKNVGKSTLFNKLTQKNDSLISPYPGSTRDRQYGFFQCKNFKSILIDTGGIDELHNNKNETIQSSIFYQTNLAIKESDILLYITDKRAHQSTSDNEIIKNLVKTEKKHIFFIINKIDNVKNLINNSLWEYPFYYTKHIMFISAMHGYGIKNLIKQLFLCIAKNKIGHNKNNLLNHIHKKILHSKNNTKKIKSTNNKIICTKLHTELPIIKKTEKNAVTLAIVGCPNSGKSTLINYILKTNRVIADSAPGTTRNSTSIPIIYNKQKYILIDTAGIQKNRNTTEKIYTLKTYQIIKTAQIVLFLNDISMGISNKDLQLLHFILKNSAALIIAINKWDKISKTSQHTIKQSLYNKIHFIHYTKIYFISALYGTGIKKLFQSIHNTHLNSIKNITTTKLISILYAATTKVPPPPFNKSKQIKLKHIHIGKNNPLTFIIHGPHANKLPKHYQQYLKNFFYRTLKITGILLHIYFKNTAKSLLNKK
- the glyA gene encoding serine hydroxymethyltransferase, with protein sequence MSIYTNYDFELWQIIQQEINRQEKHIELIASENYASPQIMKIQGSQLTNKYAEGYPGNRYYGGCEYMDMIEQLGINRAKKLFSADYANIQPHSGSQANFAVYNALLNPGDTILGMHLTHGGHLTHGSKVNFSGKFYNSISYGVEYTGCINYEKLYDIAIINKPKMIIGGFSSYSGIINWAKMRQIADAINAYLFVDMAHIAGLVAAKIYPDPLSHAHVVTATTHKTLAGPRGGLILARGGDYELYKKLDSAVFPGSQGGPLMHVIAAKAAALKEAMDPSFTEYQKIIIKNAKTMVQEFLSRKFTIVSNTTYNHLFLLNLTNKNITGKDASDTLEQANIIVNKNSIPDDQNNAFFTSGIRIGTPAITRRNFNKNDIQQLSHWICDILNNIYNKKIILDIKNKVETICKKYPIYSNINKN
- the ispG gene encoding flavodoxin-dependent (E)-4-hydroxy-3-methylbut-2-enyl-diphosphate synthase — its product is MKNLSNIIRRKSTRIYVGNVPIGDNAPISIQSMVNTRTTDIAATIQQIQSLKKAGVDIIRISIPTIDAAETFKIIKQKITDVPLVADIHFDYRIALKAAEYGADCLRINPGNIGNIERIKSVVHCAQDKNISIRIGVNSGSLEHDLQKKYNGKITANILLESAMKHVNILEKLNFHQFKVSIKSSDALITIQAYRELAKKIDQPLHIGLTESGTFRNGTVKSAITLGFLLNEGIGDTMRISLAADPVEEVKVAFDILRTLNLRQQGVNIIACPGCARQEFDVIKVANSLEEKISDITTPMNVSVIGCVVNGPGEAIKSTIGVAGAKKKSGIYEDGIRQKTRCDNDRIVEELERRIRKKSKF
- a CDS encoding inositol monophosphatase family protein encodes the protein MHPMLNVAVRAVRKAGIFIIRQYELLDKNIIRSVDIRDFVSRVNFESDSIIEEIIHKFYPLHIVITTKNTQNFNFELKSYQKMQDTFWMIRSIDSSINFIKQFPFFALSIAIQIKGHVEIGVIYDPIHNELFSACRGRGAWLNGYRIRVNTTKSLHNSILAISCILNRQDTMINLINKLSLKCVNFRYTGESILDFVYVAAGRLDGCIAILVKNINRNQKILASAILIIRESGGFIIDFAGTDNYFMSGNVIVGNIKVTRMIYAIIQESE